From Oryza sativa Japonica Group chromosome 4, ASM3414082v1, one genomic window encodes:
- the LOC112938719 gene encoding uncharacterized protein: MKEKKFTNLKSHDCHVLMTQLLPVVIRGILPDNVRATITKLCAFRNAISHKVIDLDRLEALQNDVVQCLVSFELIFPPSFFNIMTHLLCHLHRQGLWKREVIEFCVEFIEDLCPIRVPESCHEGRLRGKGTLRRKAIMTVDNNLFRKAHFTVLQ, translated from the exons atgaaggagaagaagttcacaaacctaaagtctcatgactgtcacgtgttgatgacacaactgctaccagttgtaataaggggtatccttccagacaatgtccgggcaacaataacaaagctatgtgcattcaggAACGCAATTTCGCACAAGGTCATCGATctggatagattagaagcccttcagaatgatgtggtgcaatgtctcgtcagttttgagttgatatttccaccttcatttttcaatataatgacgcatctgctttgtcatctt catcgccaagggttatggaaaagagaggtcatcgaattttgcgtagaatttatcgaagacctttgCCCAATCAGGGTACCTGAATCatgccatgaagggagactacggggaaagggaactctcagaaggaaagcaataatgacggtagacaacaatttattccgtaaagcccatttcactgttctgcaataa